Proteins encoded in a region of the Vitis riparia cultivar Riparia Gloire de Montpellier isolate 1030 chromosome 7, EGFV_Vit.rip_1.0, whole genome shotgun sequence genome:
- the LOC117917660 gene encoding methyl-CpG-binding domain-containing protein 4-like isoform X1: protein MESALSKEIIEWSREDLHGARMQPMEKTKGKKRKSALVRSSIGAYAVQCEACLKWRLIDTEEEYEEIRSRFIEEPFVCSKKADVSCEDPTDIEYDATRTWAADKPNVPKTPKGFQRDLVLRKDFSKMDAYYITPTGKKVRALSEIAAYLSSNPDCKDLSPSDFNFMVPKIMADTIPAHIERKVSTSGSNKKRKKSENGDE, encoded by the exons ATGGAGTCAGCACTCAGCAAAGAGATAATAGAGTGGTCTAGAGAGGATCTTCACGGCGCGAGGATGCAGCCAATGGagaaaacaaagggaaaaaaaagg AAATCAGCATTAGTCCGGAGCTCGATCGGTGCATATGCTGTACAGTGTGAAGCATGCTTGAAATGGAGGTTGATTGATACAGAGGAAGAGTACGAGGAGATCAGAAGTAGATTCATAGAGGAACCATTTGTTTGCAGCAAGAAAGCTGATGTCTCTTGTGAAGACCCCACTGATATCGAGTATGATGCTACTCGAACCTGGGCTGCAGACAAGCCAAACGTTCCAAAGACCCCAAAAGGTTTCCAGAGAGACTTGGTGCTTAGAAAAGATTTCTCCAAAATGGATGCCTACTACATCACACCCACTGGGAAGAAAGTGAGGGCCCTTTCTGAGATAGCTGCATATCTTAGTTCAAACCCAGACTGCAAAGATTTATCCCCTTCAGACTTCAATTTTATGGTTCCAAAGATTATGGCTGATACAATTCCTGCTCATATTGAAAGAAAGGTTTCTACTAGTGGTAGCAATAAAAAACGGAAAAAATCAGAGAATGGAGATGAATAA
- the LOC117917660 gene encoding methyl-CpG-binding domain-containing protein 4-like isoform X2: protein MKSALVRSSIGAYAVQCEACLKWRLIDTEEEYEEIRSRFIEEPFVCSKKADVSCEDPTDIEYDATRTWAADKPNVPKTPKGFQRDLVLRKDFSKMDAYYITPTGKKVRALSEIAAYLSSNPDCKDLSPSDFNFMVPKIMADTIPAHIERKVSTSGSNKKRKKSENGDE from the exons ATG AAATCAGCATTAGTCCGGAGCTCGATCGGTGCATATGCTGTACAGTGTGAAGCATGCTTGAAATGGAGGTTGATTGATACAGAGGAAGAGTACGAGGAGATCAGAAGTAGATTCATAGAGGAACCATTTGTTTGCAGCAAGAAAGCTGATGTCTCTTGTGAAGACCCCACTGATATCGAGTATGATGCTACTCGAACCTGGGCTGCAGACAAGCCAAACGTTCCAAAGACCCCAAAAGGTTTCCAGAGAGACTTGGTGCTTAGAAAAGATTTCTCCAAAATGGATGCCTACTACATCACACCCACTGGGAAGAAAGTGAGGGCCCTTTCTGAGATAGCTGCATATCTTAGTTCAAACCCAGACTGCAAAGATTTATCCCCTTCAGACTTCAATTTTATGGTTCCAAAGATTATGGCTGATACAATTCCTGCTCATATTGAAAGAAAGGTTTCTACTAGTGGTAGCAATAAAAAACGGAAAAAATCAGAGAATGGAGATGAATAA